Proteins encoded by one window of Aphis gossypii isolate Hap1 chromosome X, ASM2018417v2, whole genome shotgun sequence:
- the LOC114131976 gene encoding E3 ubiquitin-protein ligase lubel-like: MPGTLSYDRRRVDGRGTIGGTGGGERAPCRYYATERRRNRYSSFSIMKLFRRSKHCDGDDDDDSAWFRDDLQRIRQAYREQEPDYAAVTPTADRRRPAAAATWSRWSGSTTTVYSFAYVDGAPRDDDERTGRDGRRADGDDDDDVVEYIDAATLPVAHRRRTGRERSQTPSAGTSGRAGQTTGTMTATRRRNKRIAPPPPAAQIETAAAAAAAPTTVQRRAAGTISRKKYRAPQPPAPPANGSSEPRPQQQRGQQACRRAAPVRRRRKGPAPKPPVVQQQPSPPPPVAAVEAGSNVKRKISQYERDRLMERVDKIEKHFFDKTAAAAAPKAETAGAAAVRRHGFASPAALYTAMAATNLTELDKRAAEICRQRNQRGYPTAAAPLTADHKNAIVSAVIRKSYPTATAADGVGRPDRLQPQRPTTSAAAADDEKRLVRHKRLAFFQQQRPTGRADERPATRTVGKNAATAAADKTVAAAAAAVPSTLSRRTTQTESAAAAAKKSEVDATPATDAAVRTGGGGCSSAADTKNLTSEDKDNNCYQQLMAMEMQSDLVLHNGPFECAVCLCTYDNNGVVLRDCLHVFCRLCLQMTIDHSKAEQVECPYIDDRYSCTGVLQHREIKKILDSDEKYERFLQRSVERARQLLAKEHNGGSFQCRRPDCPGWCLIYDKNNVLEFKCPVCGTVTCVRCGSIHTQGRGCKKLIETNDDDCTLENLIDRGDAMLCPGCNTVLSKQQGCDWIKCAVCFMEICWATKGPRWGPKGKGDTTGGCKCGIPPGRKCHTDCKYCH, from the exons ATGCCCGGCACGTTGTCGTACGACCGTCGGCGCGTCGACGGCCGCGGTACGATCGGCGGCACGGGAGGAGGAGAACGCGCGCCGTGTCGTTATTACGCCACGGAAAGGAGGCGGAACAGGTATTCGTCGTTTTCCATCATGAAACTGTTCCGAAGGAGCAAGCACTgcgacggcgacgacgacgacgattcgGCCTGGTTCCGGGACGATCTGCAGCGCATCCGGCAAGCGTACCGGGAACAGGAACCGGACTACGCGGCGGTGACGCCGACGGCGGATCGTCGCAGGCCCGCGGCCGCGGCCACGTGGTCCAGGTGGTCCGGGAGCACGACGACCGTGTACAGTTTCGCGTACGTGGACGGAGCGCCGCGGGACGACGACGAGAGGACGGGACGAGACGGACGTCGCGCagacggcgacgacgacgacgacgtggTCGAGTACATCGACGCGGCCACGCTGCCGGTGGCGCACCGGCGACGGACGGGCCGCGAGCGGTCGCAGACGCCGTCCGCCGGGACTAGTGGCCGCGCCGGCCAGACGACCGGGACGATGACGGCCACCAGGCGACGAAACAAGCGGATCGCTCCGCCTCCGCCGGCGGCTCAGATCGAgacggccgccgccgccgccgccgccccgACTACGGTACAGCGACGCGCGGCCGGCACGATCTCCAGGAAAAAGTATAGGGCGCCTCAGCCGCCCGCGCCGCCGGCGAACGGGTCTTCGGAACCGAGGCCGCAGCAGCAACGCGGCCAGCAGGCCTGTCGTCGGGCGGCGCCGGTGCGACGGCGCAGAAAGGGTCCGGCGCCAAAGCCGCCCGTCGTACAACAGcagccgtcgccgccgccgcccgtCGCGGCCGTCGAGGCCGGTTCGAACGTCAAGCGAAAAATCTCTCAGTACGAGAGGGACCGGCTCATGGAGCGGGTGGACAAGATCGAAAAGCATTTTTTCGACaagacggcggcggcggcggctccGAAGGCGGAAACGGCGGGGGCGGCGGCCGTCCGTCGCCACGGGTTCGCCTCCCCGGCGGCGCTGTACACGGCCATGGCCGCCACGAACCTGACCGAGTTGGACAAACGGGCGGCCGAGATATGTCGGCAGAGGAACCAGCGCGGTTATCCGACGGCGGCCGCGCCGCTGACGGCCGACCACAAGAACGCCATCGTGTCGGCCGTCATCCGGAAGTCGTACCCGACGGCGACGGCTGCCGACGGGGTCGGACGACCGGACCGGCTGCAGCCGCAGCGGCCGACGACGTCCGCCGCGGCCGCGGACGACGAAAAGCGGCTCGTGCGACACAAACGTTTGGCGTTTTTCCAGCAACAGCGGCCGACGGGACGAGCGGACGAGCGGCCGGCGACCCGCACCGTCGGCAAAAACGCGGCGACGGCCGCCGCCGACAAgaccgtcgccgccgccgccgccgcggtcCCCAGCACGCTGTCGCGCCGAACGACGCAGACCGAGTCGGCCGCCGCGGCGGCGAAAAAGTCCGAAGTCGACGCGACACCCGCGACCGACGCGGCCGTCCGGACGGGCGGCGGTGGGTGTTCGTCAGCTGCAG ACACTAAAAATTTGACATCTGaagataaagataataattgttatcagCAATTAATGGCCATGGAAATGCAAAGTGACCTAGTACTTCATAACGGCCCCTTTGAGTGCGCTGTGTGTTTATGtacatatgataataatggCGTTGTGTTACGTGATTGTTTGCATGTATTTTGTAG gCTTTGTCTGCAAATGACGATCGATCATTCGAAAGCCGAACAAGTTGAATGTCCTTACATAGATGATCGGTACTCTTGTACCGGGGTATTGCAACACcgtgaaataaaaaag ATATTGGACTCTGACGAAAAGTATGAAAGATTTTTGCAAAGGTCAGTAGAACGAGCCAGACAGTTGTTAGCGAAAGAGCATAACGGTGGATCATTTCAGTGCAGACGACCCGACTGTCCTGGTTGGTGTTTGATTTACGATAAGAATAACGTCTTGGAATTTAAATGTCCTGTTTGTGGGACAGTAACGTGCGTTCGATGTGGT tcaatTCATACACAAGGGAGAGGATGTAAAAAGTTAATTGAAACAAATGACGACGATTGCACGCTTGAG AATCTTATTGATCGCGGAGATGCTATGCTGTGCCCAGGATGTAATACAGTTCTGTCAAAGCAGCAGGGTTGCGATTGGATTAAATGTGCGGTATGTTTTATGGAGATTTGCTGGGCGACTAAAGGTCCAAGATGGGGACCTAAA GGAAAAGGAGATACTACAGGAGGATGTAAGTGTGGCATACCACCCGGAAGAAAATGTCACACTGACTGTAAATATTGCCATTAA
- the LOC114121949 gene encoding probable ATP-dependent RNA helicase DDX43, giving the protein MSTLLVIESAMAGLVIGRGGATIKNIQNDSGAMVKLLNGNTPDTRNVTIIGSEEAQRLAKGMVEKIVGKVLRSETNTTPPPPPRQQSRGRGRGGAWRSRPRRTASPVETISISDEAWEEVLRENKQMELEMLQSLPPIVKDFYVEHNEVKAMSDEEVQSFRTSQNDITVQYVDGADCVRPIPKPIKTFEHAFSLFPDIIKVIKKQKFTTPSPIQCQAWPIIMSGHDLIAIAQTGTGKTLAYILPALIHLRKQPTPRKERIGPSVVIMGPTRELVLQIRDEITKYLHDNIKVVCVYGGGVSAQDHQKLLEDEKPDIVVATPGRLNDLIGIQAVKLEHVSYLVLDEADRMLDMGFKNQIELSLRHVRPDKQTILTSATWPEAVKNLAKYFAKNPLHITVGSLDLSTVNTVTQKIIMLKEHQKEAWLDDFISNNLSKDDKIIIFMRKKSSVDKMYEHFNKKNIECRCIHGGRIQSDREGSLADMRNGVVSILIATDVASRGIDIHDITLVINYDFPVNIEEYVHRVGRTGRAGKTGSAITLFSNYDKFNASPLIGVLEKSEQPIPPELYKMASQ; this is encoded by the exons ATGTCCACATTATTGGTGATCGAATCAGCTATGGCTGGTCTGGTGATCGGCCGTGGCGGGGCCACGATCAAGAACATCCAAAATGACAGCGGTGCGATGGTAAAGCTGTTAAACGGCAACACACCGGACACTCGGAACGTGACAATAATTGGCAGTGAAGAAGCTCAACGTTTGGCCAAAGGCATGGTCGAGAAGATCGTCGGGAAAGTATTGCGGTCGGAAACGAATACCACACCGCCACCTCCGCCCAGGCAACAATCGCGTGGTCGTGGACGTGGGGGCGCATGGAGATCGCGACCGAGGCGAACGGCGTCCCCGGTAGAGACAATCAGTATTAGTGACGAGGCTTGGGAGGAAGTCCTTCGAGAAAACAAGCAGATGGAACTCGAGATGTTACAGTCGTTGCCGCCGATCGTCAAAGATTTCTATGTGGAGCATAATGAGGTAAAAGCTATGTCTGATGAGGAGGTTCAATCGTTTAGAACCTCCCAAAATGATATTACCGTCCAGTATGTGGACGGTGCTGATTGTGTACGGCCAATACCAAAgccaataaaaacatttgaacaTGCTTTTAGCTTGTTTCCAGATATCATAAAGgtgattaaaaaacaaaaatttaccaCACCATCGCCTATACAGTGTCAAGCCTGGCCAATTATTATGAGTGGACACGATTTAATAGCTATAGCCCAAACTGGTACGGGCAAGACACTGGCATATATACTACCGGCTTTAATTCATTTACGTAAACAGCCTACTCCACGTAAAGAACGTATTGGACCGTCTGTGGTAATAATGGGACCAACAAGAGAACTCGTGTTGCAAATTCGCgatgaaataacaaaatatctacATGACAATATCAAAGTTGTATGTGTATACGGTGGTGGTGTTTCAGCTCAAGATCATCAAAAACTTTTAGAAGACGAAAAACCGGACATTGTTGTAGCCACACCAGGAAGGCTTAATGATTTGATTGGTATACAAGCAGTTAAACTTGAACATGTGTCTTATTTGGTTCTTGATGAAGCGGACCGTATGTTAGATATGggttttaaaaaccaaatagAATTGTCATTAAGACATGTGCGTCCAGATAAGCAAACTATTTTGACAAGTGCCACATGGCCAGAAGCTGTCAAAAATTTGGCCAAATACTTTGCAAAAAATCCCTTACATATTACAGTCGGTTCTCTAGATTTATCAACTGTGAATactgtaactcaaaaaattattatgcttaaaGAACATCAAAAAGAAGCTTGGTTAGATGACTTCATTAGCAATAATCTTTCCAAGGatgataaaatcataatattcatgcGCAAGAAATCATCGGTTGACAAGATGTATgaacatttcaataaaaaaaatattgagtgcAG atgtATACATGGTGGAAGGATTCAATCTGATCGCGAAGGATCATTGGCTGACATGCGTAATGGTGTTGTATCTATACTTATTGCTACAGATGTAGCATCTAGGGGGATAGATATTCATGATATCACTCTAGTTATTAACTATGATTTTCCTGTGAATATTGAAGAGTATGTTCATAGAGTAGGTAGAACTGGTAGAGCAGGAAAAACAGGTTCAGCAATCACTTTGTTTTCTAACTATGATAAATTCAACGCTTCTCCACTTATTGGTGTTTTGGAAAAGTCAGAACAGCCTATTCCACCAGAATTGTATAAAATGGCTTCTCAGTAa